One Rhinoderma darwinii isolate aRhiDar2 chromosome 6, aRhiDar2.hap1, whole genome shotgun sequence DNA window includes the following coding sequences:
- the NDUFA10 gene encoding NADH dehydrogenase [ubiquinone] 1 alpha subcomplex subunit 10, mitochondrial, with protein MIGRTVLRGLTVTGRTGVLCVAQLHVSSRHGLKYGYLAYMLGERTSKRFGPHSKIITVDGNLASGKGKLAQALAEKLGMKYMPEADQHYVFKNSGDGTILPNKFAGLHSLEKFYEDPKCPDGNSYRMQSWLYSMRMLQYSDALDHLLSTGQGVILERSPFSDYVFLDAMYKSKYIRKECISHYNEIKNVSIDEFLPPHLVIYVDVPAAEVYKRIQEGENAAEKKVELSYLQNIEDTYKSSFLPQISETSEVLQYTADEAQNVDRVVEDVEYVKITKAPWTEQDDVTFHHLRILVQNKANIVNLYNLPTFVPEVTIGGIEFDKLYYQFRDLPGRKYAKGYNEDIGDKYIWLK; from the exons GCCCAGCTCCATGTCAGCTCAAGGCACGGTCTGAAATATGGCTACTTGGCATACATGCTGGGCGAGAGAACAAGCAAACGGTTTGGGCCGCACAGCAAGATCATCACCGTTGATGGAAACTTGGCCTCTGGCAAAGGGAAACTTGCTCAGGCACTGGCTGAGAAACTGG GTATGAAgtacatgccagaagcagatcAGCATTATGTATTCAAAAACTCTGGTGATGGGACCATCCTGCCGAACAAGTTCGCTGGCCTCCACAGTCTGGAAAAGTTCTACGAGGACCCCAAATGCCCAGATGGCAACTCATACCGCATGCAGTCATGGTTATACAGTATGCGCATGCTGCAGTATTCTGATGCCCTAGATCATCTGCTGAGCACAG GTCAAGGCGTGATATTAGAGCGTTCACCCTTCAGTGATTACGTTTTCTTGGATGCAATGTACAAAAGCAAATACATCCGCAAAGAAT GTATAAGCCATTATAATGAGATCAAGAACGTGAGCATTGATGAGTTCCTGCCTCCGCACTTGGTTATATATGTGGACGTTCCAGCGGCAGAGGTTTACAAGAGAATACAAGAAGGAGAAAAT GCAGCTGAGAAGAAAGTTGAGCTATCTTACTTGCAGAACATCGAGGATACATACAAATCTTCCTTCCTCCCACAAATTAG TGAGACATCAGAGGTTTTGCAGTACACTGCTGATGAAGCACAGAATGTGGACCGG GTGGTTGAAGATGTTGAATATGTAAAAATTACTAAAGCACCATGGACAGAACAGGATGATGTCACCTTCCATCATCTACGTATTCT GGTTCAGAACAAAGCCAACATTGTTAATCTCTACAACCTGCCCACCTTCGTCCCAGAGGTCACAATCGGTGGAATAGAATTCGACAAGCTGTATTATCAGTTCCGAGAC CTGCCTGGAAGAAAATATGCAAAAGGATACAATGAAGATATTGGGGACAAGTACATTTGGCTAAAGTGA